In the genome of Labeo rohita strain BAU-BD-2019 chromosome 2, IGBB_LRoh.1.0, whole genome shotgun sequence, the window TTTCTAAGAACGCATGCGGTTTGAGACGCACATCTATGGCCAGACCTATGCGTCCCAGAGGGGAGAAGAGCCGTGGAAAATCTGATAGAGGCCCGTAAGAGCTCAAACCCCTAATTTTGCTATTTCATTCTGATCTTAGTGCCGTCATTCATGGATGTGCACGCAGAGGCGGGTCCGCTGCACGTGCAGACGGTGGATGAGCCGCCGGGAGGCGCCAGCGTGACCGTCGCCGCCGCCGCAGAATTTCAGGTCCAAACGGTGCCGGGGAGCGATGGCGAGCTCAGCGAGGATGATCTGCAGTCGGACGCTGGAGCTCAAACACCGGCCGCGGGTGATCCGATCACTGAGATCGAGAGCGAGGACGGTGCGCGGGCAGGGACGGACACACCGGGCACACCGGTCGAGGACATCGTCGGGCAGAGCGCGGGGAAAACGGAAACGGTGGGCTCCAGTTGCAGCAACGACAGCTGTATCCCGACTCCAGGCTGTCGGATCTGCTTTCAAGGAGCCGAGCAGGTGAAGTCGGGCCGTTCGTTCGTTCCGTCTGCGTTATTTATTGTCGGTCTATGTATATATGCGTCACACCGACGTCTTTGGTTGTTGCCAGGATTGTGCGCTGTTCAGAATTGAACTGAGCCTTTTAAATTTCAATACCTGAACTTTAACTGAGTATTAAGGTGCCAAACAGCAATTAAATCTGAATAtcataaagtttatttattcatttaacatgcTTTTATCCGAGCgacattaataaacaaaattaataaaaagtacaataaaatgtacatacctatatttttttatatattgtataattcaaaatatatatttaaaaaataaaagatactCATAGTAATTTGTATTAGGTTTTAAGTTTTATGCTATttgttaaattaagttttttggaGTAGGAGTTCATTTACTACAATGCACCAGCTGtgttgaatttatttgaattatcattCAAATTCAGATTCAGATTCAGCCTCCTGTTGGTCAGTTAAtcaatcacatttaaaaaatatatacagttgaggttaaaagtttacatacaccttcagaatctgcaaaatgttaattattttaccaaaataaaagggatcatacaaaatgcatgctatgttttatttagtactgacctgaataagacatttcacttaaaagacgtttacatatgtggccctggaaaacaaaaccagtcttaagtagcacaggtatatctgtagcaataggcaaaatacattgtatgggtcaaattatagatttttcttttatgccagaaatcattaggatattaagtaaagattatgttccatgaggatattttgtaaattttctaccataactatatcaaaaattaatttttgattagtaatgtgcattcctaagaacttcatttggacaactttaaaggtgattttctcaaaaaaaacaaatttgtttttgcacccacagactcaaactattttcaaatagttgtagtattctggccaaatattgtcctattctaacaaaccatacatcaatgaaagttcatttattcatctttcaggtgatgtataaatctcagtttaaaaaaattgacttttATGTTCTGggacagggtcacatatagtccacaagagacaaTAATAAGGCAGTactaactgaaaaaacaaaaagatatttaggcaaaataagaaaaatgtacaaaagttttcaccccccggctcttaatgcatcctgtttccttctgaagcatcagtgagtgtttgaaccttctgtaatagttgcatatgagtccctcagttgtcctcagtgtgaaaagatggatctcaaaatcatacagtcattgttggaaagggtttaaatacaaaaaaaggcagaaaaaacaaagaatttatgggtcctgaatgatttttctgtagaacagcgggcagttatTTTCTCTTACATGtcgactatatgtaaacgtcttttatgtgaaatatcttatttaggtcagtaccaaataaaaaataatgtgcattttgtatgacccctcttattttggtaaaataattaacagtttgcagattctgcaaagtgtgtgcaaacttttgacttcaactgtatatttttaaaaataaaccaatgCAGTATAGAGTGCTTTTTACAGACAAAAGATATAACTGCAAACAAGTAACAGGTAactataaaacagaaaaaagaaataaaatgtaatattgataaaaaaaaactaaaaaagtactaaaatcatgaaatgtaagAATTCAGTGTTATAAGACATTACAAGAAAGCCAGgctataacatttttttaaatttagatttcaaACTTTCAATATTGTCTGCACATCTTACTTCCTTGTTCCAGCAGCGTGGATCATAATGGCTAAAAGCAGcatcaaaaaatcttttatttctgtgttgtgATTCAGTTCAAACTGAATCTGATGATCCGAGAGGTTACTGAAAGCGTTTTTGAGATGGAGTCTGGTGCGAGGCCAGTAATCCCAATGCAAGCGgctaatgcaatttaaattgcATCTCATGAATTACAATAGAACCAGCTGTTGAATTCTGAATTTGGTCATCTCATCCCGATGTTTTGTCCTATGCAGCTAATGACAGTCAAAGTAGTTCATAAATAAATCCAACTGTTGACAAGTGTTAGGACAGTCTGAGAAATATAAACATTGTAAAcaacttttacatttattatgggCCTGCATTATTAATGCCATTATTAGAATATTGGAAACCTTGATGATTCTTAATGCTTTAAACAGACAGTGTGGTGTGTGTGAGGGAGATGGTGAAATCCATTAGAATACCTGCTGCTCCATTCATGTCTAATGCTCTTCACTTCCTGCAGCTAATGTGCTTCCTCGAGGCGCctggtgtttgtgtgcgtgcaagtgtgtgtgaatgtgttccACTCTGTTTCAGACTCATTATAGTTCTAAATGAGGATGTTTCTGAAATTATTCATGAATGCACAGATGATTCATTTCCCGTCCACTCGCAGAGATGAATCTCTGTCATTATGTGTATAGGGTTTCATTCACTCCAAATGTTCTCCTCATTTAGACGAAACAGCTCCACAACCTCAATTCTCAACTCATCTGCAAAGGcacacaataaaacaatcatCAGCTCAACTGAATGTGTCTTTTATCTTGATGTGTTATTGGCTGATGATgaatatgtctgtgtgtgttttgattgGCTGCAGGGGGAGCTGCTGAGCCCGTGCCGCTGTGCTGGTTCTGTCCGACATGCTCATCAGCATTGTCTCCTTAAGTGGATCAGTGAGAAGGGCTCTTGGAGCTGTGAACTCTGCAACTATAGATTCAACATCCTGCCTATACATATCAAACCACCACAACAGGTAAACTCACACACACTAGGATTTATGATATATCTGTCAGGGCTTTTGGGCTAAGAAAATGAATCCAAAAATGAAGCATTTAGGAGCCACTACAGTTACAAAATACAGAATTTCTCAATTGTTATTCAGATGTGGTTTAGTTCCCATTTGAAGCTGTCACTCTATTGAATCAAATAGTATTTGTGCCATATATTAatggttgtttaaaaataacataatgaaaAACGTAAGTCTAATGTACTGTGTACATCACACTAATGGTTCCTGATTCATGATTTAATGAGGGAGTCATTAATGGCTCTGAATATTTCACTTTCTGAATGTCCCGTTCACTCCAAGAGCGATTAAGATAACTATAGCAATGACTATATTAGTGTCCACACCAACAGACTataatgttctgtttattataagctTGCACTAAAGTTTTGTCTGCCGGTTTAAATGCTCAAGAAatttaaagtttgaattgtATCTGAACggttgtcaatgtttttatcattcatcagcAGGGAAAAAAAGTGACTCTAAAGTAATTCCAACAATATCACTCCTaggttttgttattgttatagttggGGTTTGGACTTTGTGAATCAGACACCACAGCTTGTgctgtgtttgttgttgtttttgactGTCACCAGTGGTgactggatttaaaaaaaaaaaaaaaacttttgccaacatttttttcaaaatcagtGCTAGTTGCCAGATGGAAAATCATGTAATAttcactacaagtcaaaagtttttgaacatatttaatgttttttaaagaagtctcttctgctcaccaagcctgcatttatttgatccaaagcatagcaaaaacagtaaaatttagaaatatttttactatttaaaataactggtttttatttaaatatattttaaaatgtattttatttctgtgatttcaatgctaaattttcatcattattccagtcacaagGGACACCACATTCAAATATTCcgaattgctgctcaaaaaaacatttatgattatgttaatcatgctgatctttgggtctttctattcatcaaagtatcctgaaaaaatgtattcaactgttttaaatattgatgattataatttatgatttctgaagaatcatgtgacactaaagactggagtaatgatgctgaaaatttagctttgatcacaggaataaataataaaatatattcaactagaaaacagttattttaaatagtaaaaatattttaaaatgttactgtttttgctgtactttggatcaaataaatgcaggcttggtgagcagaagagacttctttaaaaaacattaaaaatctaattgttcaaaaacttttgactgatgtTTTTCATCAGACTATGATCGCATCCAGTCGTCGGATGCCAAACATGTCTGATATTTTGAGACAtgtttagaacacaaattattttcattGG includes:
- the marchf11 gene encoding E3 ubiquitin-protein ligase MARCHF11 — protein: MDVHAEAGPLHVQTVDEPPGGASVTVAAAAEFQVQTVPGSDGELSEDDLQSDAGAQTPAAGDPITEIESEDGARAGTDTPGTPVEDIVGQSAGKTETVGSSCSNDSCIPTPGCRICFQGAEQGELLSPCRCAGSVRHAHQHCLLKWISEKGSWSCELCNYRFNILPIHIKPPQQWQTVTMTLVEKVQVIAVLLGGIFLLASVSWLLWSALSPEALWQRSDILFQICYGMYAVMDLVCIGLIVHEGGAVYNVLMRWRAVNLFWDVQNYDKSRDLESTHSPHRNLWLPLTHTHTVSNTHSQTTRLESSPRCPLHLLSMCLNVTSDPSPQEQGSGEVVVRVTSV